ACAGCGGACAATCCTGTTTTCTTCAACCGTGGGTGGCCCGCCCGCCACGGACAGGAGAGAGTCGGATGAAAAGACTGATCTGTACGCTGGTCCTGTTGCTTTCAGTCCTGACATCAAACCAGGCGCAAGCTGCTTCGCTGACAAAGAATACAGTTTCGATAATCCCGCAGCCGCTGGAGCTGAGCGAGACCGGCGGCGAGTTTATCCTCGGACCGTCCTGCACCATTTTCACCGACAGCCGTTTCCAGGCCGAGGCCGCCTACCTGAGCGCCCGTCTGGCCGGACCAACCGGCCTGAGCCTCACGGTCAAACCGCTGGAGGGTGAAACCCCGCCTAAAGGCGCGCTGGTCTTGGCCTGGAGCGCGGACAGCACGCTCGGGGCCGAGGGCTACACACTGGAGGTCAACCCCGAGGCGGTGACCGTGAGCGCCAACGCTCCGGCCGGGGCGTTCTACGGTATCCAGTCGTTCCTGCAACTGCTGCCAGTCGAGGCGTTCGGTCAGACAAAAGCCGAGGGCGTGGCCTGGAAAGCCGCTGGAGTCAAGGTGCGCGACATCCCGCGTTTCGGCTGGAGGGCCTACCATCTGGATGACGCCCGCTGGTACCACGGCGTGGATGAGGTGAAGAAGCTCCTGGACCAGATGGCAGCCCTGAAAATGAACGAGTTCCACTGGTACCTGACCGATGACCAGGGCTGGCGGGTCGAGATCAAGAAATATCCCAAACTGACCGAGGTGGGGGCCTGGCGCAAGGATTCCCAGGTGATGGGCTGGGACAGTCCCAAGCGCGAGGGCAAACCCCACGGCGGGTTCTACAGCCAGGAGCAGATACGGGACATGGTGCGCTACGCCGCCGAGCGGCATATCAACATCGTGCCGGTGGTCAACATGCCGGGCCACGCCACCGCCGCTATCGCCAGTTACCCGGAGATGGGCACGGTCCACGATCCGGTGGAGGTCTCGCCTGTTTTCGGCAAGCTGCCCAGTGTGTTCAACGTGGCGGATGAGAAGGTCTACACGTTCCTGCAGGACATCCTGGACGAGGTGATGGGCCTGTTCCCCTCCAAGGTGATACATCTGGGCGGGGATGAGGTGCTGTTCGACCAGTGGATGGCCTCTCCGGATATCAAAGCATTGATGGAGCGTGAGCATTTGAGCGGACCGGCCCAGGTGCAGATGTATTTCACCAACCGCATGAGCCGTTTCGTGGAGAGCCGCGGACGGCGCATGATGGGCTGGAACGAGATAATGGGCGATGACCTGCACGGCCTGCTCAAGGCTGCCGGGGCGACCGAGGTGAAAGAGCAGTCGGATGGCCGCAGCCTGGCCGTGGGCACGATCGTTCAGTTCTGGAAAGGCGATATCTCCCTGGCCGAGCGTGCGATCCGCGAGGGCCACGATATCGTGAACTCGCTGCACTCCAGCACCTACCTGGACTACGACTACGAGACTATCCCC
Above is a genomic segment from bacterium containing:
- a CDS encoding beta-N-acetylhexosaminidase; translated protein: MKRLICTLVLLLSVLTSNQAQAASLTKNTVSIIPQPLELSETGGEFILGPSCTIFTDSRFQAEAAYLSARLAGPTGLSLTVKPLEGETPPKGALVLAWSADSTLGAEGYTLEVNPEAVTVSANAPAGAFYGIQSFLQLLPVEAFGQTKAEGVAWKAAGVKVRDIPRFGWRAYHLDDARWYHGVDEVKKLLDQMAALKMNEFHWYLTDDQGWRVEIKKYPKLTEVGAWRKDSQVMGWDSPKREGKPHGGFYSQEQIRDMVRYAAERHINIVPVVNMPGHATAAIASYPEMGTVHDPVEVSPVFGKLPSVFNVADEKVYTFLQDILDEVMGLFPSKVIHLGGDEVLFDQWMASPDIKALMEREHLSGPAQVQMYFTNRMSRFVESRGRRMMGWNEIMGDDLHGLLKAAGATEVKEQSDGRSLAVGTIVQFWKGDISLAERAIREGHDIVNSLHSSTYLDYDYETIPLAKAYEFEPIPQGLEKSLWPKVLGSGCQMWSEWTPTAEKIEHQSFPRIAAYAEVGWTNVERRDYPDFCRRMDAMEQRWTLQNVNFARVPR